The Candidatus Krumholzibacteriota bacterium genomic interval AGATCGAGGAGGAGATCTGACCACGGGACGACCGAGGGAAACGAACGGCGGCTCGCTCACGCTGGGCATCGACCCGGGAAGCCGTATCACCGGCTGGGGACTCGTCGAGAAGCGGGAAAGCGGGATCGCCTGGGTCGACTCCGGGGTCATCCGGGCGGGGACGGGCGGTTCGCGCGCCGAACGCCTGATGCGACTCAAGAAGGGCGTCGACGAGGTGATCGAGCGGCGGCGTCCCTCCTCGGTGGCCATCGAGCAGATCTTCATGGCGAAGAATCCCCGGAGCATCATGGTCCTCGGCGAGGCCCGGGGGGTCCTCATGCTCGCCGCCGCCGAGGCGTCGCTCCCCGTGCACGAGTATGCCCCGCGAGAGGTGAAGATGAGCGTCGTCGGCACGGGAAGCGCCCGCAAGGGACAGGTGGCCGCGATGATCTGCGCCTTGATCGGGATGAAACGCGAGGCGGCCACCGAGGACGAGACCGACGCCCTCGCCGTCGCCTTCTGCCATCTGCTCCGCGTGTCGAGCCCCGCGGGGAGGCTGGCATGATCGCGTCGATCCGGGGCGTGCTCGCCGCGCGCGGCGAGGGGACGGCGACCGTCGAGGTCGGCGGCCTCGGCATCGAGGTCAACGTGCCGGCGCGCACGCTCGAACAGCTGGGCCAGACGGGGGAAACGGTTTATTTCTTTACGCACCTGCACGTCCGGGAGG includes:
- the ruvC gene encoding crossover junction endodeoxyribonuclease RuvC translates to MTTGRPRETNGGSLTLGIDPGSRITGWGLVEKRESGIAWVDSGVIRAGTGGSRAERLMRLKKGVDEVIERRRPSSVAIEQIFMAKNPRSIMVLGEARGVLMLAAAEASLPVHEYAPREVKMSVVGTGSARKGQVAAMICALIGMKREAATEDETDALAVAFCHLLRVSSPAGRLA